A stretch of Spirochaetaceae bacterium DNA encodes these proteins:
- a CDS encoding N-6 DNA methylase: MPTTNKKLIAAVEAYFADLRRIRASGGATGERSSYGPLAHLLNTVGATLKPKVFCVGELAEQGAGHPDFGLYTAQQVQRGRPREGQLPERGVVEVKAPTEDPQKPKIREQTSRYWARYQLVLVTNLREFELVGPGSVTSEETLEAFQVANSEAEFDRRLERPRSFAHDVGAGLSEYLCRALSYRAALVEPKDVAWLLASYARDGLARVETGGDSPSLAAVRAALEDALGVRFEGERGARFFHSTLVQTLFYGVFSAWVLWSREGSGQAGTDPFSWREAVWHLRAPVLRALFQQLSDPGRLRPLGLVEVLDWTSAALERVDRAAFFRRFREGEAVPYFYEPFLQAFDPALRKQLGVWYTPTEVVRYMVARVDRALKDDLGIADGLAADNVYVLDPCCGTGAYLAEVLRRVDANLQERGLGALAGARVRQAATQRVFGFEIMPAPFVVAHLQVGLAMQDLDAPLNEDGVERPRVFLTNALTGWEPEIQKPLPFPELEEERDRAGRVKQETPILVILGNPPYNGFAGVAVDEERELSEAYRTTKQVRPPEGQGLNDLYVRFFRMAERRIVEKTGHGVICFISNYSWLDGLSFTGMRERYLEAFDVVRIDCLNGDKYKTGKVTPDGSPDPSIFSTASDPVGIQVGTAITTLVRKAEHVPAKAIHLRHLWGQTKREQLSDTAEVKLDSLYDTVDPILPLGLPYLRTAVSQRWFDWPTLPDLFPVSFPGVQTKRDAFLIDIEHRRLRARISEYFDTQLDHEEIARRYPSSMHSSSGFALSDGRLVRERLLKRGGPRAAGFVRHAYRPFDNRWLYWETGQGLLGRPVPDYIQHVFEGNAWISAAQHIRKDASEPQTCYTHRIASLHLIERTSIMFPLWLLPNRVGTEAGTTHRHANLSNVAQRYLEQAGIRVDDLFYHVLAVLHDPSYRQENAGALRSEWPRIPLPGWPGSTAQSIAHTLSRSAAIGRELAALLDVDTPVPGVTQGALRPDLSAIAVPTVTHGRNMTSTDFAVTTGWGHYGVRGAVMPGQGRIIQRAYTRAERVALGDGWSTIGETTYDVYLNDRAYWRNVPAAVWTYKLGGYQVLKKWLSYRELSVLDRPLLPDEVQEFTDIARRIGAILRVCRADPVADSRRVRFGGTRPRILHLGRRSSG, encoded by the coding sequence ATGCCTACCACCAACAAGAAGCTGATAGCGGCGGTTGAAGCCTACTTCGCTGACCTGCGGCGGATACGCGCGTCCGGTGGGGCGACCGGGGAGCGCTCGAGTTACGGCCCACTTGCACACCTGCTCAATACGGTTGGTGCAACGCTCAAGCCGAAGGTGTTCTGCGTCGGCGAACTGGCGGAGCAGGGCGCGGGCCATCCCGACTTCGGGTTATACACGGCGCAGCAGGTGCAGCGTGGGCGGCCCCGAGAAGGGCAACTGCCGGAACGCGGCGTGGTTGAGGTAAAGGCACCAACCGAGGACCCGCAGAAACCAAAGATCCGCGAACAGACGAGTCGCTATTGGGCGCGATATCAATTGGTGTTGGTGACCAACCTCCGCGAGTTCGAGCTCGTCGGCCCAGGCTCAGTGACCAGCGAGGAGACGCTCGAAGCATTCCAGGTGGCCAACAGCGAGGCAGAGTTCGACCGGCGACTGGAGCGTCCGCGATCATTCGCCCACGACGTGGGCGCCGGTCTGAGCGAGTATCTCTGTCGGGCACTATCGTATCGCGCGGCACTGGTCGAGCCGAAGGATGTTGCTTGGTTGCTTGCGTCCTATGCCCGCGACGGTCTTGCACGAGTCGAGACGGGAGGCGACTCCCCGTCGCTGGCGGCAGTGCGAGCGGCGCTCGAGGACGCGCTCGGCGTGCGGTTCGAGGGTGAGCGAGGTGCCCGTTTCTTCCACTCTACGCTGGTGCAGACACTCTTCTATGGAGTCTTTTCTGCCTGGGTGCTGTGGTCGCGCGAGGGATCGGGGCAGGCGGGAACGGATCCGTTCAGCTGGCGCGAAGCAGTGTGGCACCTACGTGCGCCGGTGTTGCGGGCGCTGTTTCAGCAGTTGTCGGACCCTGGACGACTGCGTCCTCTTGGCTTGGTGGAGGTGCTCGACTGGACTTCTGCCGCGCTCGAACGCGTGGATAGAGCCGCATTCTTCAGGCGGTTCCGCGAAGGCGAGGCGGTACCGTATTTCTACGAGCCGTTCCTACAGGCGTTCGATCCTGCCCTGCGCAAGCAGTTGGGTGTGTGGTACACGCCGACGGAAGTGGTCCGCTACATGGTTGCCCGCGTGGACCGAGCGTTGAAGGACGACCTCGGCATTGCCGACGGTCTGGCCGCAGACAATGTGTACGTGCTCGATCCGTGCTGCGGCACTGGCGCCTATCTCGCCGAAGTGCTGCGCCGCGTTGATGCGAACCTCCAAGAACGGGGTCTGGGCGCGCTTGCCGGCGCCCGAGTGAGACAGGCAGCCACGCAGCGCGTATTTGGCTTCGAGATCATGCCCGCGCCGTTCGTCGTCGCCCACCTGCAGGTAGGGCTGGCCATGCAGGACCTTGATGCGCCGTTGAATGAGGATGGGGTTGAGCGTCCCCGCGTATTCCTCACCAATGCACTGACCGGTTGGGAACCAGAGATACAGAAGCCGCTACCCTTCCCTGAACTGGAGGAGGAACGCGACCGCGCCGGGCGGGTGAAACAGGAGACGCCAATCCTCGTCATCCTTGGCAACCCGCCCTACAACGGCTTCGCTGGCGTGGCCGTAGACGAGGAACGGGAGCTCTCCGAGGCATATCGCACCACCAAGCAGGTTCGCCCGCCGGAAGGGCAGGGTTTGAACGACCTCTATGTCCGGTTCTTCCGGATGGCTGAGCGGCGTATCGTCGAGAAGACCGGCCATGGAGTAATCTGTTTCATCTCCAACTATTCTTGGCTTGACGGCTTGTCGTTCACGGGAATGCGGGAGCGCTATCTGGAGGCGTTCGACGTCGTCCGCATCGACTGTCTAAACGGTGACAAGTACAAGACCGGCAAGGTAACGCCGGACGGTTCGCCCGACCCGAGCATCTTCTCTACCGCGAGTGATCCCGTCGGTATACAGGTAGGCACGGCAATTACGACACTGGTACGCAAGGCAGAACACGTTCCTGCCAAGGCGATCCATCTCCGCCACCTTTGGGGCCAGACCAAACGTGAGCAACTATCTGACACTGCCGAGGTTAAACTGGATTCGCTCTACGATACCGTCGATCCGATCCTCCCACTCGGTCTGCCGTACCTTCGCACGGCGGTGAGTCAGCGCTGGTTCGATTGGCCAACCCTTCCTGACCTTTTCCCTGTGTCGTTTCCTGGAGTTCAGACCAAGCGAGATGCTTTTCTCATAGATATAGAACATCGTAGGCTTCGGGCACGTATTTCGGAGTACTTTGACACTCAGTTGGATCACGAAGAGATAGCCCGGCGTTATCCCTCATCTATGCACAGTTCATCCGGGTTTGCACTGTCGGATGGGCGCCTAGTCCGAGAAAGACTACTAAAGCGAGGAGGTCCTCGCGCAGCTGGCTTTGTACGCCACGCGTATCGTCCGTTTGATAACCGTTGGCTTTACTGGGAAACAGGACAAGGACTGTTGGGTCGTCCGGTCCCAGATTACATTCAACATGTGTTCGAAGGGAACGCTTGGATATCCGCGGCCCAACATATTCGTAAGGACGCTTCGGAGCCTCAGACGTGCTATACGCATCGTATTGCATCCTTGCACCTAATCGAGCGTACGTCCATCATGTTTCCGCTCTGGCTCCTGCCGAATCGTGTCGGCACGGAGGCCGGTACCACGCACCGGCACGCCAATCTCTCGAATGTAGCTCAACGCTATCTCGAACAAGCCGGCATACGGGTAGATGATCTCTTCTACCACGTCCTTGCGGTGCTACACGATCCAAGTTATCGTCAAGAGAACGCTGGCGCGCTGCGTTCGGAGTGGCCACGTATCCCGCTCCCTGGCTGGCCCGGCAGCACTGCCCAGAGTATTGCACACACGCTTTCGCGATCGGCGGCGATAGGACGAGAGCTGGCTGCGCTACTTGACGTCGACACCCCTGTCCCGGGAGTCACACAAGGTGCACTACGACCCGATTTATCCGCAATAGCGGTGCCCACTGTCACGCACGGGCGTAACATGACCAGCACAGACTTCGCGGTGACTACCGGTTGGGGGCACTACGGTGTCCGTGGGGCTGTAATGCCCGGCCAGGGGCGAATCATTCAACGAGCCTACACACGTGCGGAGCGCGTAGCGCTCGGTGACGGCTGGTCTACGATTGGCGAGACTACATATGACGTGTACCTGAACGACCGTGCATACTGGCGGAATGTTCCGGCTGCAGTGTGGACCTACAAACTCGGTGGATACCAGGTGCTCAAGAAGTGGCTATCGTACCGCGAGTTAAGCGTCCTGGATCGGCCGCTGCTACCAGATGAGGTCCAGGAGTTCACCGATATTGCACGCCGAATCGGCGCTATATTACGTGTTTGTAGAGCTGACCCGGTCGCCGATAGTCGAAGAGTTCGCTTCGGTGGAACGAGACCAAGGATCCTTCACCTCGGTCGTAGGAGCTCAGGTTGA
- a CDS encoding type II toxin-antitoxin system HicB family antitoxin: MFKYEIIIYWSQEDEAFIAEVPELSGCAADGGTYQEALDNVQVIIREWIETARELGRKIPEPKGRLIFA; the protein is encoded by the coding sequence GTGTTCAAGTATGAGATCATCATCTATTGGAGCCAGGAAGATGAAGCGTTCATCGCCGAGGTCCCTGAACTGTCGGGCTGTGCGGCCGACGGCGGCACATACCAGGAAGCTCTCGACAACGTACAAGTGATCATTCGCGAGTGGATCGAGACCGCAAGGGAACTCGGCAGGAAGATCCCGGAGCCGAAGGGGCGGCTGATCTTCGCCTGA
- a CDS encoding type II toxin-antitoxin system HicA family toxin: MSRSERLLARVLRGQSDANIPFRELCRLLDGLGFSCRVRGDHHIFLRDGVEEILNLQPKSGKANVYQVKQVRAVILKYRLGR; encoded by the coding sequence GTGAGCCGCTCCGAGCGGCTGCTCGCCCGAGTACTTCGGGGACAGTCCGATGCCAACATTCCGTTTCGGGAGCTGTGTCGACTGCTGGATGGCCTCGGCTTCTCGTGCCGTGTCCGAGGCGATCACCACATCTTCCTGCGTGATGGGGTTGAGGAGATTCTGAACCTGCAGCCGAAATCCGGGAAGGCGAATGTATATCAGGTCAAGCAAGTTCGCGCGGTCATCCTGAAGTACCGTTTGGGGAGATAG
- a CDS encoding Rpn family recombination-promoting nuclease/putative transposase, with product MRLRLLKYCCRIWEQAEQEEGRLRAIVPVVLYQGASGGRGPPSCPSCMRR from the coding sequence ATGCGGCTGCGACTGCTGAAGTACTGCTGCCGTATCTGGGAGCAGGCGGAGCAGGAGGAAGGGCGGCTGCGCGCCATCGTGCCGGTGGTGCTCTATCAGGGCGCCAGCGGTGGCCGTGGCCCACCGAGTTGTCCGAGTTGTATGCGCCGGTAG